Sequence from the Chitinophagales bacterium genome:
TTATTCCGCTGTTACCGTTGGCAGGTTTTCTTCTGCTGGGTTTGTTTGGAAGAAAATACATTGGGAAATCTTCCGGTGCCATCGCCACGATGCTGCTCTTAATTTCAGCAGCCTTGTCTCTGCTGACCGCTTATACTTATTTTTTTGTAAACGGAAAGACAAACGGCATTTATCAGACCATTATGCCGCTTGATGTAATGTGGCTGAAGTTTTCTGATACACTCAGTATCAGGATGGGTATAACGCTGGATCCTATTGGAGTGATGATGCTTGTAGTCGTCACCTTCGTTTCGCTGATGGTGCATATCTATTCCACCGGCTACATGCAAGGTGAAGAACGGTTCAGTACTTATTTTTCATTTCTGCAGCTTTTTACCTTTTCCATGCTCGGACTGGTGATGGCAAGCAATATTTTTCAGATCTATGTTTTCTGGGAGCTGGTAGGTGTATCATCTTACCTGCTCATCGGATATTATTACGACCGTCCGTCTGCTGTTGCTGCCGCCAAGAAAGCATTCATCGTTACACGCTTCGCTGATTTCGGATTCCTTATCGGTATTCTCATTCTTGCATTCTATGCCGAAACGCTGGACTTCGCATTACTCCTGCAACGTCTTACTACGCCTACACCACAACTGGCATCCATCATTTCAGCATCCTTTATGGGTGTCTCCGCCCTGAGTTGGGGACTGGTACTGGTGTTTATTGGCGGCGCCGGTAAGTCAGCCATGTTTCCATTGCATATCTGGTTGCCGGATGCCATGGAAGGTCCAACGCCTGTATCTGCTTTGATTCATGCCGCCACCATGGTAGTGGCAGGTGTTTTTTTAGTGGCCAGGTTATTTCCGGTTTTCGCTATGTCTGATCCTGTGGCATTGCAGGTGGTGGCTGCCGTTGGCGTTTTCTCAGCAATGCTCGCGGCAGTGATTGCCTGTACGCAAACGGATATTAAAAGGGTATTGGCTTATTCCACTATGTCGCAGATCGGGTATATGATGTTTGCATTGGGTGTGGCAGGTTATGGCGGTGAACATGGATTGGGTTACACGGCTTCGATGTTTCACTTGTTTACGCATGCATTCTTCAAGTCATTGCTGTTTCTGGGTGCCGGAGCCGTTATACATTTAGTACACAGTAATGAAATGAAGGATATGGGCGGACTGAGAAAAAAAATGCCTGTCGCGCACATCACGTTTCTGATTGCCTGTCTGGCCATTTCGGGTGTACCGCCTTTTGCTGGATTCTTCAGTAAGGAAGAAATTCTGCATGCTGCGCATAGTTCAAACTTGCCTGTTTATTATATCGCACTCATCACTTCAGGCATCACAGCATTCTATATGTTCCGGTTGTACTTTTCCATATTCTGGAACAAAACAGCTTTCAATACAGCCATATCTGCACATGAAGTTCACGATCATGCAGCGGAGCATGGAGAAGGAACATGGTCCATGAAGATTCCGCTACTCGTGCTGGCCTGCTGCACCCTGATAACCGGCTTTGTACCCTTTTCAGCATTTGTTACATCCGATGGTGTTCCGTTTCAAACACATTTCAACCTGGTTTTTTCAATACTGCCCGTATGCTTTGCCTTATCAGGAATAGCGATTGCCTTTTTGCTGTATCAAAAGCAAAATCAACGGGCCGAAAGGATTGCAGCGGGGCTCGGAGGTTTCTATAAAGCGGCGCTTGCAAAATTTTATATTGATGAAGTCTATCTGTTTATTACAAAAAAGATCGTTTTCAATTTGATCGGAAGGCCTGCTGCATGGTTTGACCGCAACATTGTGGATGGCACCATGAATGGCATTGCGTGGACGACCGGACAGTTTTCTGCTTCCATCAAAGGTTTGCAATCGGGGAAAGTGCAGGGATATGCCATATATTTCTTCGGCGGCATCGTGATGCTGATGCTGATTTTTATTTACTGGTGGAATTGAAATGATCCTGGAACAAGCATTTCCCAAACATAAAAAGGGCGCAATGATTCACGATGCATTGCGCCCTTTTCTTTCCTGAAAGTCTAAGCTATTGAACGATCAGTTTCTGTATGGTTTCATATCCGTTGTTTTCCAGCTTCAGAAAATATACGCCGGTACCAAAACTGCTCATGTCTATTGCTTTCAACCAAAGTTGCGATTTGTCCTTGTAGCTCTCTTTCATCACCAGCCTGCCCATCGCATCGGTCACCTGCAGGTTAACGGGCAAATTGTTCTCCGCGTCAAAAGACAGGTAGAATAAGCCATTGGAAGGATTGGGATAAATTTTTGACTGGTAAGCTGATGTAGACGGTGCGATGCCTGTGGCAACGAATCCGCCATCGTATTTGAAGACACCGCCCGTTGTGGCATCTAAATTAAATCCGCCTGCCCAGCCGGTGATGTTATCATAAAATTTTACTGTGGTATATTGAATACCGTCATCAATAGTCTCCCAGGTATCACCGCCATCCAGGCTATAGGATGATCCGATATCAGGTATTGTATAATCAACACCGGTGGAAACCAGTGTCATATCTGTTTTGGGTACATAACAGAATGAACCTTTATACATCATTCCGGAAGGAATCACCGCTGTCCAGCTGGCGCCGCCGTCCGTAGTACGCATAAAAGTGACGTTGGAACTTGCATCAATATATTTAGCCCAGCCCAGGTTTTCATCTTTGTAATCTATCTGTTGTAAATCAGTAAGCCCGGTCACCTGCACAACCGACCAGGTAGCGCCATGATCAGTAGTTTTATAAATTCTACCCTTATTGGTACCAAACCAGAAGATATCGTCCGACACGGCAAAAACACGCGTATAACCATATTCGCCTGAAAGCGGATCAGGAATATTGGCGCCGGCTACTGCCGACCACGTTGTGCCACCATCGGCAGTGGTATAGATCTCAAACTCATTGTTTACCGGATCACCCACAGCGAGACCGGTATTGGCATCCCAGAAATAAAGCACATCAGGAAAGGAGGTGCTGGCTGTTGCGAAGATAACGCCGGTGCCTTGTTGCGTCCATGTTGCTCCGCCATCCGTGGTTTTGAAAATGCCACCGGTGGCAGCAGACGTATTTTTGAAAAACATCGCCCAGGCTGTGTTTTCATCGATAGCGGCGAGGCACGACCAGCTGAAATTGGTAGGAGCTGCTGAAACGGTTCCTGCTGTCCAGGTATTTCCACCATCGGTAGTTCTCGAGTAGTCGCGGACATTGGCACTGCCGCTTCCGGACCCGTTATAGGCGGTAACCCAGGCATTGTCATGGCTGGTGATTACAACCTGGTTAACGCCACGGCTTGCTGTAGAGAAGCCGGTGGCCTCTTCTATCCATTGGGCAAACACCGGTGCCGCAAGAAAAGAAGACATACATAAAGCGAGTAAGGTTTTTTTCATGGTTCTGGATTTAGTTAGTCAAATCTAACTGATATCTCTCAAATGAAGTATGCCTGACCGAAGATTGTTGGTACGCTGCCATGTAATTGTCGTTTCTCTAATGCCGAGAAGTCCTATTTTTGCCAGTCATGAATTTTCCTTCCAGATTAATTGAACAGGCGGTTAATGAGTTTGAAAAACTGCCCGGCATCGGAAAAAAAACCGCACTCCGGTTGGTGTTGCACCTGCTCAAGCAGGATGTGGCCACGGCGGAGCATTTTGGCGAGGCCATCATGCGCATGCGCAGGGAGATCCGCTTCTGTAAAAACTGCCACAACATTGCAGACCATGAGCTGTGCAGCATCTGCGAAAACCCCAAGCGCAATCAATCACTTGTATGCGTCGTGGAAAACATCCGCGATGTGATTGCCATAGAATCTACCAATCAGTACAACGGTTTGTATCATGTGCTGGGCGGCGTTATCAGTCCGCTGGAAGGCATTGGCCCGGAAGAGTTAAATATTGATTCATTGGGTGAGCGCTGCAGGCACGGTGAAGTAAAAGAAGTGATCATGGCATTGAATCCCACTATTGAAGGCGACACCACTATTTTCTATCTCTCGAAAAAACTGCAATCCCTTCCTGTTAAGATTACCAGTATTGCCCGTGGTATTTCCTTCGGCGGCGAACTGGAATATGTAGATGATATAACGCTGGCGAGGTCGATTGCCACGCGGATGCCGTATGAGAATTATTTGGTGAGGAGTGGGGAGTAGTGAGTCGTTATTAGTTTTTGGAAGGCTGCCGTGGCATTGCGGCAATCAGTTGGCAATCGTAACTCGTGCTTCTGACCATGCTGCTTAAGCGGCAAACCTTGTGGATAGTGCTGACAGGGATATGCATGCTGCTTCCGTGAGTCCTGAGTTACTACCATCCGGACTTATGGAGAAAATGATTTATAATCACCTGCAGACGTACACGTGATATGCCTGCCTTCATCGTTGAGGGGAAACAAATTTGTCAGGCAGCAGCCATTCCACCATTCATCACCTTTGCGTATGGAAAAGTTTACTGCTAACTTTCGCCAATGCTTCAGCTTTCAGTCATCATTGTCAATTACAATGTCCGGTTCTTCCTGGAACAGGCATTATTATCTGTGAAGAAGGCAGTGCGGCATTTATCAGCAGAAATTATTGTCGTGGATAATAATTCGGTAGATGGTACCGGCGATATGATGCGGGAAAAATTTCCGGATGTGATATACCTGGAAAATAAAGAGAACATAGGCTTTGCAAAAGCCAACAATCAGGGCATCGGCATCGCCAAAGGCAAGTATGTTTTATTGCTCAATCCTGATACAATTGTAGAGGAAGACACTTTTGAAAAATGTATTCAGTTCATGGAAGCGCATCCTGATGCGGGTGCACTCGGCGTGAAGATGCTCGATGGTAAAGGAAATTTTCTGCCGGAATCGAAGCGCGGATTTCCCACTCCTTCCGTAGGATTTTATAAAGCGTTCGGTTTATCCAGGCTTTTTCCTAAATCAAAAACTTTCGGCAGCTACCACCTCGGTTATCTTTCAGAAAATGAAACACATGAAGTGGATGTGCTGGCAGGCGCTTTCATGTTCATCCGGAAAACCGCATTGGATAAAGCCGGCTGGCTCGATGAAGCCTTCTTCATGTATGGTGAAGACATTGATCTTTCTTACCGCATTGTGAAAGCCGGTTACAAAAATTACTACTTCGCCGACACGCGCATCATTCACTATAAGGGCGAAAGCACCCGGAAAGGCACGATGAATTATGTGCGCATGTTTTACCAGGCTATGATCATTTTTGCGCAGAAGCATTTCAGCAGCAGCGGTGCCGGCATTTACATACTCATGCTGAAAGCGGCAATTTATCTGCGCGCCCTGCTGTCTGTCATTTATTCCGTCATGCATCGCTGGAGTTTACCCGTTGTGGATGCACTCACGATGTACGGTGGCATGTTACTGCTCAAGAATTACTGGCAATACAATGTAAAGGTGGCCGAAGGTCTTACCTACCCTGAAGAATATATCTACTTTATTATTCCCGGTTACATTTTGATCTGGCTGCTCTCCGTTTTTTTCAGCGGCGGCTATGAAAAAAATGCCAGGCCGGCCCGCATTATACGTGGCCTTTTTTTCGGAACAGTGGTGATTGCAGCCATTTATGGTTTCCTGCCCGACACCATGCGCTTTTCCCGCGCCATGATCATACTCGGATTTATTTTCGGCCTGTTTTCCATGATCGGTATCCGGCTGCTCCTTCATTTTGCCAGGTATAAAAATTTGAGGCTGGATGAGACCATGGAAAAGAAGCTGGTCATCGTCGGCAACAGAGAAGAATCATCACGCGTGGAGATGCTCCTTAACCAGGCCAAAGTAAAAAACGATTATATCGGTTACGTTTCCACGAGGAAGGAAACCCAATACAGTGCCCATCACCTGGGTGAAGTGGATCAACTGTCGGAAATCGCCCGCATCTATAAAATTGATGAAGTGATCTTTTGTTCCAAAGATATTTCTGCGCAAAGGATTATTGAATGGATGAGCAGGCTGGGAACCGACCTGGAATACAAAATTGTTCCGGAAGATTCACTCAGCATCATTGGCAGCAATTCGAAAGATGCACCGGGCGAATTATATACCATTGAAATCAAACTCGCTATAGCAACGTCGTTTAACAAAAGAAGCAAGCGGCTGTTTGACCTGGCTGCCGCACTCTTCCTGCTGCTGACCTTGCCGGTGAATATTCTTATTGTAAGCAACCCTGCCGGATTGGCGGCCAATATTTTCAGGGTTTTTGCCGGAAGAAAAAGCTGGGTTGGCTATGCCGGTGGCATAGAGCAGCAATACCAGCTTCCGCCCTTGCGCGAAGCGGTACTCACACCGCTGGATGAATTGAAAAATCTGCAGCTGAATGATGCCGCCATTTCCCGTATTAACCTTTTGTATGCAAAGGATTATTCCACATCGCATGATGCCGAGTTGTTTATTAAATGCTACCGTTCGCTGGGTTCGGTGAGTGCGCCGGCAGCAGCACAGGATACTTCGCATTAATACTGTATGAAAATCGTGATAGAGCACAGCGTTTAGCTGCAGGCAGCAGCCAGGCCGCCGGTGCAATGTTTTATGAATATTTTTACGCGGCACAAAATTTTAATCATGCAACAAAATGACTTTTTGCAAAGGGAAGAGACACTCGATCCGGATGACTGGACGGCTGACCGGCAACTGGGCGGAGAGATGGTTGCTGACATGATGCAGTTTCTGCAAAATGTACGCAGCCGCGCCGCCTGGCAACCACCATCACCACAGGCAAAAGCACACTTCAAAGCTGAAGTGCCATTAGAAGGCATGGCACTTGAAAAAGTATACGCCGAATTCAAAAAATATATTCTTCCTTATCCTACGGGCAATATTCATCCGCGCTTTTGGGGTTGGGTGATGGGCAATGGTTCGTCGTCGGCTATGCTGGCCGATATGCTGGCCTCAGCCATTAACCTCAACCAGGGCGGCGGTAATCAGATAGGCGGCTGGGTGGAAGCACAGGTGATCAACTGGTTCAAAAAACTTTTCAGTTTTCCGGACGAAGCCAGCGGGCTGGTAGTCAGTGGCGGTTCCATGGCCAACCTGATCGGCCTCACTGTGGCACGGTATGCGAAAGCCGGTTATGATTTGAGGAAGGAAGGCGTCTATGGCGCGAAGAAAAGAATGATGGTGTATGCATCCTCAGAGGTGCACAACTGTTCAAACAAGGCGGTTGAATTGCTGGGATTGGGAAGCGATTCGCTGCGGCTGATAGCGGTGAATGATCAGTATCAAATGGATCTTACTGCACTTGCCTTGCAAATCAGCAAAGACCGCGAAGAAGGAAGGCAACCGTTCTGCATTGTTGGGAATGCTGTAACCGTGAACACAGGAGCAGTAGATGATTTGCAGGCGATTGCGGATCTCTGCGAAAAGGAAAATTTATGGTTTCATGTGGATGGTGCCATTGGCGCCATGCTTGCATTGTCTGAAAAATACAGGCACCTGATCAAAGGCATGGAGCGTGCCGATTCCATTGCCTTTGACCTGCACAAATGGATGTATATTCCTTATGAAGCCGGCTGCACCCTGGTGAGAAAGGGGTTGCAGCACTACCAGGCATTTTCCATGCATGCCGATTATCTTGCACATGAAGACAGGGGCGTGGCGGCCGGTGATATCTGGTTCAGCGACTATGGTGTAGAACTGTCGCGCGGATTCAAAGCACTGAAGATCTGGATGAGCATGAAAGAACATGGTGTGAAGAAACTGGGCCGGCTCGTGGCACAAAATGTGGAACAGGTGCAATACCTTAAATCATTAATAGCCGATAACAGTAAACTGGAACTGCTGGCACCGGCGCCCGTGAATATTCTCTGTTTCCGGTATGTGGTGCCATCACTTGGCCCGGAGCAGCTCAATAAACTTAATAAGGAACTGTTGCTGCGGATGCATGAAAGCGGCGTGGCAGTTCCTTCTTACACCGTTTTACAGGGAAGATATGCATTGCGTGTAGCCAATACCAACCACCGGACAAGAAGAGCGGATTTCGATCTGCTGATCAGTAAAGTGATTGAACTCGGTGATGCGCTGGCAGATGAATACAGCAAGCCACTGCAATAACCGGTTGAAGGAAAAGAGATGCCGCTGCAGCATGTGCGGAGTAACTCACGGATCATACCATGAAAAAGAAAATCACCATTGCGGGTTGCGGCGTTATCGGACTCAGCACCGGACTTCGCCTGCTGGAAGAAGGATATGAAGTGGCGCTGGTTACACGCGATTTTCCAAAACATACAACGTCCAATAAGGCGGCGGCCTTCTGGTTTCCATATCATGTGCGCGACAGTGCCAAAATCCTTGACTGGAGCATGCTGTCCTATCAAAAATTTGAAGCGCTTGCATCCATTGCCGGCAGCGGCGTTCACCTGGTGCCCGTGATCAAGCTCGGCAACGAGATCAATGAAATTGAGCAACGTATCAGGGCTACATTGCGAGCCGAAAGATTTCGCCCATTGCGCAAGGATGAATTAATGGGTGGATTCGACAGCGGATGGCATATCATGGTACCGCTGATTGAAACACCAGTTTATCTTCCGTATTTATTCAATGCATTTGTTGCTGCCGGCGGGAAGATAACCGTACAAACCATTCAATCGCTCGATGAGTTGTTA
This genomic interval carries:
- a CDS encoding T9SS type A sorting domain-containing protein; the protein is MKKTLLALCMSSFLAAPVFAQWIEEATGFSTASRGVNQVVITSHDNAWVTAYNGSGSGSANVRDYSRTTDGGNTWTAGTVSAAPTNFSWSCLAAIDENTAWAMFFKNTSAATGGIFKTTDGGATWTQQGTGVIFATASTSFPDVLYFWDANTGLAVGDPVNNEFEIYTTADGGTTWSAVAGANIPDPLSGEYGYTRVFAVSDDIFWFGTNKGRIYKTTDHGATWSVVQVTGLTDLQQIDYKDENLGWAKYIDASSNVTFMRTTDGGASWTAVIPSGMMYKGSFCYVPKTDMTLVSTGVDYTIPDIGSSYSLDGGDTWETIDDGIQYTTVKFYDNITGWAGGFNLDATTGGVFKYDGGFVATGIAPSTSAYQSKIYPNPSNGLFYLSFDAENNLPVNLQVTDAMGRLVMKESYKDKSQLWLKAIDMSSFGTGVYFLKLENNGYETIQKLIVQ
- the recR gene encoding recombination mediator RecR; its protein translation is MNFPSRLIEQAVNEFEKLPGIGKKTALRLVLHLLKQDVATAEHFGEAIMRMRREIRFCKNCHNIADHELCSICENPKRNQSLVCVVENIRDVIAIESTNQYNGLYHVLGGVISPLEGIGPEELNIDSLGERCRHGEVKEVIMALNPTIEGDTTIFYLSKKLQSLPVKITSIARGISFGGELEYVDDITLARSIATRMPYENYLVRSGE
- a CDS encoding FAD-binding oxidoreductase; this translates as MKKKITIAGCGVIGLSTGLRLLEEGYEVALVTRDFPKHTTSNKAAAFWFPYHVRDSAKILDWSMLSYQKFEALASIAGSGVHLVPVIKLGNEINEIEQRIRATLRAERFRPLRKDELMGGFDSGWHIMVPLIETPVYLPYLFNAFVAAGGKITVQTIQSLDELLSDTTIVVNCTGLAARELADDKEVIPVRGQIVLLKAENRHRIVLEDLAPTYIVYRTDGCVCGGTYEMQCEEMLTEPDTLQKIRQRCVDLDPSLKDAAVIDSWAGLRPYRADIRVEQETGKALIHNYGHGGSGFTVSWGCAEEVVGLIERMQQ
- the nuoL gene encoding NADH-quinone oxidoreductase subunit L, which produces MNYQYTALIPLLPLAGFLLLGLFGRKYIGKSSGAIATMLLLISAALSLLTAYTYFFVNGKTNGIYQTIMPLDVMWLKFSDTLSIRMGITLDPIGVMMLVVVTFVSLMVHIYSTGYMQGEERFSTYFSFLQLFTFSMLGLVMASNIFQIYVFWELVGVSSYLLIGYYYDRPSAVAAAKKAFIVTRFADFGFLIGILILAFYAETLDFALLLQRLTTPTPQLASIISASFMGVSALSWGLVLVFIGGAGKSAMFPLHIWLPDAMEGPTPVSALIHAATMVVAGVFLVARLFPVFAMSDPVALQVVAAVGVFSAMLAAVIACTQTDIKRVLAYSTMSQIGYMMFALGVAGYGGEHGLGYTASMFHLFTHAFFKSLLFLGAGAVIHLVHSNEMKDMGGLRKKMPVAHITFLIACLAISGVPPFAGFFSKEEILHAAHSSNLPVYYIALITSGITAFYMFRLYFSIFWNKTAFNTAISAHEVHDHAAEHGEGTWSMKIPLLVLACCTLITGFVPFSAFVTSDGVPFQTHFNLVFSILPVCFALSGIAIAFLLYQKQNQRAERIAAGLGGFYKAALAKFYIDEVYLFITKKIVFNLIGRPAAWFDRNIVDGTMNGIAWTTGQFSASIKGLQSGKVQGYAIYFFGGIVMLMLIFIYWWN
- a CDS encoding glycosyltransferase, with the translated sequence MLQLSVIIVNYNVRFFLEQALLSVKKAVRHLSAEIIVVDNNSVDGTGDMMREKFPDVIYLENKENIGFAKANNQGIGIAKGKYVLLLNPDTIVEEDTFEKCIQFMEAHPDAGALGVKMLDGKGNFLPESKRGFPTPSVGFYKAFGLSRLFPKSKTFGSYHLGYLSENETHEVDVLAGAFMFIRKTALDKAGWLDEAFFMYGEDIDLSYRIVKAGYKNYYFADTRIIHYKGESTRKGTMNYVRMFYQAMIIFAQKHFSSSGAGIYILMLKAAIYLRALLSVIYSVMHRWSLPVVDALTMYGGMLLLKNYWQYNVKVAEGLTYPEEYIYFIIPGYILIWLLSVFFSGGYEKNARPARIIRGLFFGTVVIAAIYGFLPDTMRFSRAMIILGFIFGLFSMIGIRLLLHFARYKNLRLDETMEKKLVIVGNREESSRVEMLLNQAKVKNDYIGYVSTRKETQYSAHHLGEVDQLSEIARIYKIDEVIFCSKDISAQRIIEWMSRLGTDLEYKIVPEDSLSIIGSNSKDAPGELYTIEIKLAIATSFNKRSKRLFDLAAALFLLLTLPVNILIVSNPAGLAANIFRVFAGRKSWVGYAGGIEQQYQLPPLREAVLTPLDELKNLQLNDAAISRINLLYAKDYSTSHDAELFIKCYRSLGSVSAPAAAQDTSH
- a CDS encoding amino acid decarboxylase gives rise to the protein MQQNDFLQREETLDPDDWTADRQLGGEMVADMMQFLQNVRSRAAWQPPSPQAKAHFKAEVPLEGMALEKVYAEFKKYILPYPTGNIHPRFWGWVMGNGSSSAMLADMLASAINLNQGGGNQIGGWVEAQVINWFKKLFSFPDEASGLVVSGGSMANLIGLTVARYAKAGYDLRKEGVYGAKKRMMVYASSEVHNCSNKAVELLGLGSDSLRLIAVNDQYQMDLTALALQISKDREEGRQPFCIVGNAVTVNTGAVDDLQAIADLCEKENLWFHVDGAIGAMLALSEKYRHLIKGMERADSIAFDLHKWMYIPYEAGCTLVRKGLQHYQAFSMHADYLAHEDRGVAAGDIWFSDYGVELSRGFKALKIWMSMKEHGVKKLGRLVAQNVEQVQYLKSLIADNSKLELLAPAPVNILCFRYVVPSLGPEQLNKLNKELLLRMHESGVAVPSYTVLQGRYALRVANTNHRTRRADFDLLISKVIELGDALADEYSKPLQ